A genome region from Streptomyces xanthophaeus includes the following:
- a CDS encoding MbtH family protein: MNDSSPQQYLVVANDEEQYSLWEAGRPVPLGWHDQGVRGTKEECLAHIERVWTDMRPLSLRVSMAG, from the coding sequence GTGAACGACTCGTCCCCGCAGCAGTACCTGGTCGTCGCCAACGACGAGGAGCAGTACTCCCTCTGGGAGGCCGGCCGGCCCGTCCCGCTCGGCTGGCACGACCAGGGCGTGCGCGGCACCAAGGAGGAGTGCCTCGCGCACATCGAGCGGGTGTGGACGGACATGCGCCCGCTCAGCCTCCGCGTGAGCATGGCCGGCTGA
- a CDS encoding MFS transporter yields the protein MTSSYTGGSASPRRRTPLAALVAASGISSLGMAATLVAVPWFVLHSTGSGTRTGLVATAEVLGLLCSAVLAGPVVDRLPVRATSIAADLLTAASISLIPLLHAAGALPLPVLIVLVFLVGAARGPSDTSKQLLLPGAMRRAGITAERATGAVEGARRIGMMAGAPLAGLLIAAAGPVRTLYADMAAMALCALLVAALVPAAARPRPAGGGAPRGSYVQELRFGLGQLRRDRLLGAMVGVLMLTNALDGALNGVLYPAYGAQVLRSSALFGAMVTAMGAGALLGAALYGWAGHRMPRRTAFVGAFVLVGAVRCAALAAEPGVPVLLGVLALSGIGSGIVGPLMMSVAYERVPEAVRGRVFGLLTAAALAATPLGMLGAGLALDVSGLVAALLGTGALYLAVTLTPLVFPVWRELDARGPAEPAAAPAGHEQGSLAAAGAGLLTE from the coding sequence ATGACCAGCTCGTACACCGGCGGCTCCGCGTCACCGCGCCGCCGCACCCCGCTGGCCGCCCTGGTGGCGGCCTCCGGGATCTCCTCGCTCGGCATGGCGGCGACCCTGGTCGCCGTGCCCTGGTTCGTCCTGCACAGCACCGGCAGCGGCACCCGGACGGGGCTCGTCGCCACCGCCGAGGTGCTGGGCCTGCTGTGTTCCGCCGTGCTCGCGGGTCCGGTGGTCGACCGGCTGCCCGTACGCGCGACGAGCATCGCAGCGGACCTGCTGACGGCCGCCTCGATCAGCCTGATCCCGCTCCTGCACGCCGCGGGCGCCCTGCCCCTGCCCGTGCTGATCGTCCTGGTCTTCCTGGTGGGGGCCGCCCGCGGACCGTCCGACACCTCCAAGCAGCTGCTCCTGCCCGGCGCGATGCGACGCGCGGGCATCACGGCGGAGCGGGCCACGGGAGCGGTCGAGGGAGCCCGCCGGATCGGCATGATGGCGGGGGCACCGCTGGCCGGTCTGCTCATCGCGGCCGCCGGCCCCGTGCGCACCCTGTACGCGGACATGGCGGCGATGGCGCTGTGCGCCCTCCTCGTGGCGGCCCTGGTGCCGGCGGCGGCCCGCCCCCGCCCGGCCGGGGGTGGGGCGCCGCGCGGCTCCTATGTCCAGGAACTGCGTTTCGGGCTGGGCCAGTTGCGCAGGGACCGGCTCCTGGGGGCCATGGTGGGCGTCCTGATGCTGACCAACGCCCTCGACGGGGCGCTGAACGGCGTGCTCTACCCGGCGTACGGGGCCCAGGTGCTGCGCAGCAGCGCCCTGTTCGGGGCGATGGTGACCGCCATGGGGGCCGGCGCGCTGCTCGGGGCGGCCCTGTACGGCTGGGCGGGCCACCGGATGCCCCGGCGTACGGCCTTCGTCGGGGCCTTCGTCCTGGTCGGGGCGGTGCGGTGTGCCGCGCTGGCCGCCGAGCCCGGGGTGCCGGTGCTGCTGGGCGTACTGGCCCTGTCCGGCATCGGGTCGGGGATCGTGGGTCCGCTGATGATGTCGGTCGCCTACGAGCGGGTGCCCGAGGCGGTGCGGGGGCGGGTCTTCGGTCTGCTGACGGCCGCCGCGCTGGCGGCGACGCCGCTCGGGATGCTCGGTGCGGGGCTGGCCCTGGACGTCTCGGGGCTGGTGGCGGCGCTGCTGGGCACGGGGGCGCTGTACCTCGCGGTCACGCTCACCCCGCTCGTCTTCCCGGTGTGGCGGGAGCTCGACGCGCGGGGCCCGGCGGAGCCCGCGGCGGCACCGGCCGGGCATGAACAGGGCTCCTTGGCCGCCGCAGGAGCGGGATTGCTGACCGAATAG
- a CDS encoding helix-turn-helix domain-containing protein, translating into MQTSDVVPDPKKADVDIDVYGWVLEHRTVDVDAVAAGTGLDADEVRRSVSRLRASRLLHVSPIDPSVAFAVAPDTAAEQLVAPLEAQIRDQQQAISGIREDLGRFLPHYLGRRSTGESLEVLESLEDVRGALNRASLNCTTEMLSSQPGGGSRVPEAMQEALRRDETMLQRGISIRTLYHHTARFNGPSQAYVAATSVLGAQYRTAHELFGRLIAFDRELAFIPVADGSWGAVVVREPSTVAYLCNIFDQTWDLASPFSAAAGQGLEEVAREIHETIIRLLAAGLKDEAIARRLGMSLRTARRHIADIMQELGAGSRFQAGVAAAARGLLAPEAEAGGEPGQPVQHS; encoded by the coding sequence ATGCAAACATCTGACGTGGTGCCGGATCCGAAGAAAGCCGATGTTGACATCGATGTCTACGGCTGGGTGCTCGAACACCGCACGGTGGACGTGGACGCCGTGGCCGCCGGTACGGGACTCGACGCGGACGAGGTCCGGCGCAGCGTGTCACGCCTGCGCGCCTCCCGCCTGCTGCACGTGAGCCCGATCGACCCGTCGGTGGCCTTCGCGGTGGCCCCGGACACGGCCGCCGAGCAGCTCGTCGCGCCCCTGGAGGCGCAGATCCGCGACCAGCAGCAGGCGATCAGCGGGATCCGCGAGGATCTGGGGCGTTTCCTGCCGCACTACCTGGGTCGCCGTTCCACGGGGGAGTCGCTGGAGGTCCTGGAAAGCCTGGAGGACGTGCGCGGGGCACTCAACCGGGCCTCTCTCAACTGCACGACCGAGATGCTCAGTTCGCAGCCCGGGGGCGGCAGCCGGGTGCCGGAGGCGATGCAGGAGGCGCTGCGGCGGGACGAGACGATGCTCCAGCGGGGGATCTCCATCCGGACCCTGTACCACCACACGGCCCGCTTCAACGGACCGAGCCAGGCCTACGTCGCGGCCACCTCCGTCCTGGGGGCGCAGTACCGCACCGCGCACGAACTGTTCGGCCGGCTCATCGCCTTCGACCGGGAACTGGCCTTCATACCCGTCGCCGACGGCAGTTGGGGCGCCGTCGTCGTACGGGAGCCGTCGACCGTCGCGTACCTGTGCAACATCTTCGACCAGACCTGGGACCTGGCCTCGCCGTTCTCGGCCGCGGCGGGCCAGGGACTCGAAGAGGTGGCCCGCGAGATCCACGAGACGATCATCCGGCTGCTCGCGGCCGGGCTGAAGGACGAGGCCATCGCGCGACGTCTGGGCATGTCGCTGCGCACGGCCCGGCGCCACATCGCCGACATCATGCAGGAGCTGGGCGCGGGCAGTCGCTTCCAGGCGGGGGTGGCCGCCGCCGCGCGCGGCCTGCTGGCGCCGGAGGCCGAGGCGGGCGGCGAGCCGGGACAGCCCGTACAGCACTCCTGA
- a CDS encoding response regulator transcription factor: MLHTTLTARAPELPALTPREQEVLAYLAQGDTYRMIACRMGLSPHTVDTYLRRLRSKTGAVNRTQLTHIAFRLGY; encoded by the coding sequence ATGCTGCACACCACCCTCACCGCCCGCGCACCGGAGCTGCCCGCCCTGACCCCCCGCGAGCAGGAGGTCCTCGCCTACCTCGCGCAGGGGGACACGTACCGGATGATCGCCTGCCGGATGGGGCTGAGCCCGCACACGGTCGACACCTACCTGCGCCGGCTGCGCAGCAAGACCGGCGCGGTGAACCGGACCCAGCTCACCCACATCGCCTTCCGGCTGGGCTACTGA
- a CDS encoding MFS transporter: protein MSVTTDESTDSAQSVERRRRRDFRLFMSSHICNELGGSITYVALPLMAVLTLDASAMQAGLLSAAEHAAFLLLGLPAGAWVDRMRKRRVMMAADLARAVLLTALPVAYLLDLHSMPLLYAVALLLGCARLFGDVADQSYLPTLIGKDTLIAGNSKLETVRSGAEFAGPGIAGFLVQLLGAAGTLAGQAVTSLVSVVLLGRIGAREEKPEPAPRRHLLRDIREGLGYVLSHRILRLIALNTAAVNLFLSAVMAIEVLFLTRTVGLPPAAVGWVLTTATIGSVLAATAADRVTRAVGAARLTWLSLLVTMPFGLLLPLADDDWRIGLFVLGSLVQSAGVTLYNICQVTYRQTVCPPHLLGRMTATMRFLVWGVLPLSGLLAGLLGELLGVRNALWLCAAALSAAPLVLLCSPLRRMREFEDDAPGAGATAARPAQ from the coding sequence GTGTCCGTCACCACCGACGAGTCCACCGATTCCGCCCAGAGCGTCGAGCGCCGCCGGCGCAGGGACTTCCGTCTCTTCATGTCCTCGCACATCTGCAACGAGCTGGGCGGCAGCATCACGTACGTGGCCCTGCCGCTGATGGCGGTGCTCACCCTCGACGCCTCGGCGATGCAGGCCGGTCTGCTGTCCGCCGCGGAACACGCGGCCTTCCTGCTGCTGGGACTGCCCGCCGGGGCCTGGGTCGACCGGATGCGCAAGCGCCGCGTGATGATGGCCGCCGACCTGGCGCGCGCCGTCCTGCTGACGGCGCTGCCGGTGGCCTACCTGCTGGACCTGCACTCGATGCCGCTGCTGTACGCGGTGGCCCTGCTGCTCGGCTGCGCCCGGCTGTTCGGTGACGTGGCCGATCAGAGCTACCTGCCGACCCTCATCGGCAAGGACACGCTGATCGCGGGCAACTCGAAGCTGGAGACGGTGCGTTCGGGGGCCGAGTTCGCAGGTCCCGGTATCGCCGGCTTCCTGGTGCAACTGCTGGGCGCGGCCGGGACGCTGGCCGGGCAGGCGGTCACCTCACTGGTGTCCGTGGTCCTTCTGGGGCGGATCGGGGCCCGGGAGGAGAAGCCGGAGCCCGCCCCGCGCCGGCACCTGCTGCGCGACATCCGCGAGGGGCTGGGCTATGTCCTGAGCCACCGGATCCTGCGGCTCATCGCCCTGAACACGGCTGCCGTGAACCTGTTCCTCAGCGCGGTGATGGCCATCGAGGTGCTCTTCCTGACCCGCACCGTGGGGCTGCCGCCCGCGGCCGTCGGCTGGGTGCTGACGACCGCCACCATCGGCTCGGTGCTGGCGGCCACCGCCGCGGACCGGGTGACCCGGGCCGTCGGCGCGGCCCGGCTCACGTGGCTGTCCCTGCTGGTGACCATGCCCTTCGGGCTGCTGCTCCCGCTGGCCGACGACGACTGGCGGATCGGCCTGTTCGTGCTCGGGTCGCTCGTCCAGTCGGCCGGCGTCACCCTGTACAACATCTGCCAGGTCACCTACCGGCAGACGGTCTGCCCGCCGCACCTGCTCGGCCGGATGACCGCCACCATGCGCTTCCTGGTGTGGGGCGTACTGCCCCTGAGCGGCCTGCTGGCGGGACTCCTCGGTGAACTGCTGGGCGTGCGCAACGCCCTGTGGCTCTGCGCCGCCGCCCTGTCGGCGGCCCCGCTGGTCCTGCTCTGCTCCCCGCTGCGGCGGATGCGCGAGTTCGAAGACGATGCCCCGGGGGCCGGGGCCACGGCCGCGCGACCGGCTCAGTAG
- a CDS encoding amino acid adenylation domain-containing protein has protein sequence MSPTETTPVPLRIAHRAGIAPEATAVREPEGELTYRQFDRRARAVAEELRAAGAGPEDTVLLGVRRGVHWAVGLLGIWYAGAAPLLVDLDAPDERLRTLLAAAGTRHAVAPDTYAAAMLQRRTGSELFWASTTTAAPASAARPADIAPGSLAYVLFTSGSTGQPKPVAVGHAGLAAQVATLAGRYGLTAEDAVLQFAAPAFDVSLEEALPTWCTGGTAVFVKDNVLSPAELEPFLAEERISVVNLPTPYWSQWAKDLERAPRPLPSALRRVVIGSDAGRTADLTRWTSAGHPPVISCYGLTESTITATSYEPGPAELAGFAGDELIPLGEPLAGVRAYVLDEELREAPPGAAGELYLAGSCLARGYHGRPGPTSERFVADPFAGVPGERMYRTGDRVTRAPGGPLVFLGRADDQVKIRGHRVELKEVEAAVAAHPDVVDVVARAVAADGGPQLAAWAAVTPGSSLTPDALRRHLLAKVPGYLVPAVVTLMDRLPRTPGGKLDPRALPAPAPR, from the coding sequence ATGAGCCCCACCGAGACCACCCCCGTGCCCCTGCGCATCGCGCACCGGGCCGGGATCGCACCCGAGGCCACCGCGGTCCGCGAGCCCGAAGGAGAGCTGACGTACCGACAGTTCGACCGGCGGGCACGCGCGGTGGCCGAGGAACTGCGCGCCGCGGGCGCCGGGCCGGAGGACACGGTGCTCCTGGGGGTGCGCCGCGGCGTCCACTGGGCGGTGGGGCTGCTCGGCATCTGGTACGCGGGGGCGGCACCCCTCCTGGTGGACCTCGACGCCCCCGACGAGCGGCTGCGCACCCTGCTGGCGGCCGCCGGCACCCGGCACGCGGTCGCCCCCGACACCTACGCGGCCGCGATGCTGCAACGCCGCACCGGGAGCGAGCTGTTCTGGGCCTCCACCACGACCGCGGCCCCCGCATCGGCGGCCCGGCCCGCCGACATCGCCCCGGGTTCCCTCGCCTACGTGCTCTTCACCTCCGGCTCCACCGGGCAGCCCAAACCCGTGGCGGTCGGCCACGCCGGACTCGCCGCGCAGGTCGCCACCCTGGCCGGACGCTACGGGCTGACCGCCGAGGACGCGGTCCTGCAGTTCGCGGCCCCCGCCTTCGACGTCAGCCTGGAGGAGGCCCTGCCGACCTGGTGCACGGGCGGCACGGCCGTCTTCGTCAAGGACAACGTCCTCTCGCCCGCCGAACTGGAGCCGTTCCTCGCCGAGGAGCGCATCAGCGTCGTCAACCTGCCCACCCCGTACTGGTCGCAGTGGGCCAAGGACCTGGAGCGCGCCCCGCGGCCGCTGCCGTCCGCACTGCGCCGCGTGGTGATCGGCAGCGACGCGGGCCGCACCGCGGACCTGACGCGCTGGACGTCCGCCGGCCACCCCCCGGTGATCAGCTGCTACGGCCTCACGGAGTCCACGATCACCGCGACCTCCTACGAGCCGGGACCGGCCGAACTGGCCGGCTTCGCGGGCGACGAGCTGATCCCGCTCGGCGAACCGCTGGCAGGGGTACGCGCCTACGTCCTCGACGAGGAGCTGCGCGAGGCGCCCCCCGGCGCCGCGGGCGAGCTGTACCTGGCGGGTTCCTGCCTGGCGCGCGGCTACCACGGCCGGCCGGGGCCGACCTCAGAGCGGTTCGTCGCCGACCCCTTCGCCGGCGTCCCCGGCGAGCGTATGTACCGCACGGGCGACCGCGTCACCCGCGCACCCGGCGGCCCGCTCGTCTTCCTCGGGCGCGCCGACGACCAGGTCAAGATCCGCGGCCACCGGGTCGAACTCAAGGAGGTGGAGGCGGCCGTGGCCGCCCACCCCGACGTCGTCGACGTGGTCGCCCGCGCCGTCGCGGCGGACGGCGGACCGCAGCTGGCCGCCTGGGCCGCCGTCACCCCCGGCAGCTCCCTCACCCCGGACGCCCTGCGCCGGCACCTTCTGGCCAAGGTGCCCGGATACCTCGTACCGGCCGTGGTGACACTGATGGACAGGCTGCCGCGGACCCCGGGCGGCAAGCTCGACCCCCGGGCGCTGCCCGCGCCCGCCCCCCGATGA
- a CDS encoding non-ribosomal peptide synthetase, with protein sequence MNHPPSTPAPLPSAAAPAARSLVEDVLPLSPLQDGILFHALFDEEERDVYVAQLLLDLDGPLDADRLRAAADTVLQRHANLRAGFLRRATGEPAQVVQRGVRAPWQEADLSGLDPAERAAAVDTLLAEDRATRFDLARPPLLRFALIRTGPLSHRLLLTYHHILMDGWSWPVLVRELLALHHADDAALGPVTPYSAFLGRLHSRDTAAAQDAWTRALDGLQGGTRTAPVSPPPGSVLPDRVETYLPESLTERLGALAREHRITSGTLLQGAWALLLGRQIRSEDVVFGAIVSGRDPELAGVADIVGLCINTVPVRVRIDPAESLVALFERVQDEQARLIDHHHLGLVEIQRLAGAGELFDSCVAFQNYPVDAAGLAALGAGGLRVTGVDPYDAAHYPLSLTAIPGDRLRLQIDYRPDVFERDTAQALLERLARLLEAVAEDPSCPVGTVDLLSPAERHRVLVEWNDTARDEQYAEAVERVRQQAERRPDAVATTDEAGRELSYAALVARADALALALLADGVRPGDLVAVLSEPTARVPVAMLGILGSGAAYVPLDPEGPVTRTADLLASGGIARLLAAPEQRARAEEIAAAVPGGLPVLVIDDAAAAAPGERPAPAGGPDALAYVCFTSGSTGKPKGAMVHRRGMNNHLLAKVEDLGLGDGDRVVMNAPLTFDISVWQMLAPLITGGQVHLVTRDTARDPAALFDDAARRGITVLETVPSFVRAAVDLWDTGVLPPALPELRWFIVNGEVLPPELCTRWYARHPQAAIVNAYGLTECSDDNTHAFIGPDVHAQLEHGRLPVGRPLRNNTLYLLDAVLAPVPPGVPGELFIGGTGVGPGYLRDPRRSSERYVPDPFSAEPGSRMYRTGDLARMRADGQLDFLGRQDHQVKVRGNRIELGEVETALRTVPGVGEAVVAVDRDHAGQQRLICYFTGTPTAEEVRAELGRNLPNYMVPSLFLHLPRFPLTVNGKLDRKALPDPATVHRPAGRLPATPAEKTVCEIFASVLGLQEAGMDDDFFAHGGHSLLATRLAGRIGTELGVRLNIRDLFETPTPAGIAARLAEAATAPARPALRPRSRDQG encoded by the coding sequence GTGAACCACCCGCCGTCCACCCCCGCCCCTCTCCCCTCTGCCGCCGCCCCCGCCGCACGCTCCCTGGTCGAGGACGTCCTGCCGCTCTCCCCCCTCCAGGACGGCATCCTCTTCCACGCCCTCTTCGACGAGGAGGAACGCGACGTCTACGTCGCCCAGCTGCTCCTCGACCTCGACGGCCCCCTCGACGCGGACCGGCTGCGCGCCGCCGCCGACACCGTCCTGCAACGGCACGCCAACCTCCGCGCCGGCTTCCTGCGCCGCGCCACCGGTGAACCCGCCCAGGTCGTCCAGCGCGGCGTACGGGCCCCCTGGCAGGAGGCGGACCTGTCCGGGCTCGACCCGGCCGAGCGCGCCGCCGCCGTCGACACCCTCCTCGCCGAGGACCGGGCCACCCGCTTCGACCTCGCCCGGCCGCCGCTGCTGCGCTTCGCCCTCATCCGCACCGGCCCGCTGTCCCACCGGCTGCTGCTGACCTACCACCACATCCTGATGGACGGCTGGTCCTGGCCGGTCCTGGTGCGCGAACTCCTCGCCCTGCACCACGCCGACGACGCAGCCCTGGGCCCGGTCACCCCGTACTCCGCCTTCCTGGGCCGGCTCCACAGCCGCGACACGGCCGCCGCCCAGGACGCCTGGACCCGCGCCCTGGACGGGCTGCAGGGCGGAACCCGCACCGCGCCCGTGTCCCCGCCGCCCGGCTCGGTCCTGCCCGACCGCGTGGAGACGTACCTCCCGGAGTCCCTGACCGAGCGGCTCGGCGCCCTCGCGCGCGAGCACCGGATCACCTCCGGAACCCTGCTCCAGGGTGCGTGGGCGCTCCTGCTCGGGCGCCAGATCCGCTCCGAGGACGTGGTCTTCGGCGCCATCGTCAGCGGCCGCGACCCCGAACTGGCCGGCGTCGCCGACATCGTGGGCCTGTGCATCAACACCGTGCCGGTCCGCGTGCGGATCGACCCCGCGGAGTCCCTCGTCGCCCTGTTCGAACGGGTCCAGGACGAGCAGGCACGGCTGATCGACCACCACCACCTGGGACTCGTCGAGATCCAGCGGCTCGCCGGAGCGGGGGAGCTCTTCGACTCCTGCGTCGCCTTCCAGAACTACCCCGTCGACGCGGCCGGCCTCGCCGCCCTCGGCGCGGGCGGGCTCCGCGTCACCGGAGTGGACCCGTACGACGCCGCCCACTACCCGCTCTCGCTGACCGCCATCCCCGGCGACCGGCTGCGCCTGCAGATCGACTACCGGCCGGACGTCTTCGAACGGGACACCGCCCAGGCCCTGCTGGAACGACTCGCCCGGCTCCTGGAGGCCGTCGCCGAGGACCCGTCGTGCCCGGTGGGCACCGTGGACCTGCTCTCCCCGGCCGAACGCCACCGCGTCCTGGTCGAATGGAACGACACCGCGCGCGACGAGCAGTACGCGGAGGCCGTCGAGCGCGTACGGCAGCAGGCCGAGCGCCGGCCCGACGCCGTCGCCACCACCGACGAGGCCGGCCGCGAGCTGAGCTACGCGGCCCTCGTCGCCCGCGCCGACGCCCTCGCCCTGGCCCTGCTCGCCGACGGCGTGCGCCCCGGCGACCTGGTCGCGGTGCTGAGCGAGCCCACCGCCCGGGTCCCCGTCGCGATGCTCGGCATCCTCGGCTCCGGAGCGGCCTACGTCCCCCTCGACCCCGAGGGACCCGTCACCCGTACCGCCGACCTCCTCGCGAGCGGCGGGATCGCCCGGCTGCTGGCCGCCCCCGAACAGCGCGCCCGCGCCGAGGAGATCGCCGCCGCCGTCCCCGGCGGCCTGCCCGTCCTCGTGATCGACGACGCGGCCGCCGCCGCCCCGGGCGAGCGGCCGGCGCCGGCCGGCGGACCCGACGCCCTCGCCTACGTCTGCTTCACCTCGGGCTCCACCGGCAAGCCCAAGGGCGCCATGGTCCACCGCCGGGGCATGAACAACCACCTCCTGGCCAAGGTCGAGGACCTCGGCCTCGGCGACGGCGACCGCGTGGTGATGAACGCCCCGCTCACCTTCGACATCTCCGTGTGGCAGATGCTCGCCCCGCTGATCACCGGCGGACAGGTCCACCTGGTCACCCGGGACACCGCCCGCGACCCGGCCGCCCTCTTCGACGACGCCGCCCGCCGGGGGATCACCGTCCTGGAGACCGTGCCCTCCTTCGTCCGCGCAGCCGTGGACCTGTGGGACACCGGCGTGCTGCCGCCGGCCCTGCCCGAACTGCGCTGGTTCATCGTCAACGGCGAGGTGCTGCCGCCCGAACTGTGCACCCGCTGGTACGCGCGCCACCCGCAGGCCGCGATCGTCAACGCGTACGGCCTCACCGAGTGCTCCGACGACAACACCCACGCCTTCATCGGCCCCGACGTGCACGCCCAGCTGGAACACGGCCGGCTGCCCGTCGGCCGCCCGCTGCGCAACAACACCCTCTACCTTCTGGACGCCGTACTCGCCCCCGTACCGCCCGGCGTTCCCGGCGAACTCTTCATCGGCGGCACCGGCGTGGGACCCGGATACCTGCGCGACCCGCGCCGCTCCAGCGAGCGCTACGTGCCCGACCCGTTCTCCGCCGAGCCCGGCAGCCGCATGTACCGCACCGGCGACCTCGCCCGGATGCGGGCCGACGGCCAGCTCGACTTCCTCGGCCGCCAGGACCACCAGGTCAAGGTCCGCGGCAACCGCATCGAACTCGGCGAGGTGGAGACCGCGCTGCGCACCGTACCGGGCGTCGGCGAGGCCGTCGTCGCCGTCGACCGGGACCACGCGGGCCAGCAGCGGCTGATCTGCTACTTCACCGGCACGCCCACCGCCGAGGAGGTCCGCGCCGAACTGGGCCGGAACCTGCCCAACTACATGGTCCCGTCGCTGTTCCTGCACCTGCCGCGGTTCCCGCTCACCGTGAACGGCAAGCTCGACCGCAAGGCACTCCCCGATCCGGCCACCGTGCACCGCCCGGCGGGCCGGCTGCCCGCCACCCCCGCGGAGAAGACGGTCTGCGAGATCTTCGCCTCCGTCCTCGGCCTCCAGGAGGCGGGCATGGACGACGACTTCTTCGCCCACGGCGGCCACTCGCTCCTCGCCACCCGGCTGGCCGGCCGCATCGGCACCGAACTCGGCGTACGGCTGAACATCCGCGACCTCTTCGAGACGCCCACCCCTGCGGGCATCGCCGCCCGCCTCGCCGAGGCCGCGACCGCACCCGCCCGCCCCGCCCTGCGCCCCCGCTCCCGTGACCAGGGCTGA